Proteins encoded within one genomic window of Cucumis sativus cultivar 9930 chromosome 3, Cucumber_9930_V3, whole genome shotgun sequence:
- the LOC101206677 gene encoding E3 ubiquitin-protein ligase RDUF1 codes for MYHDDASGPNPSFVPRLRRSGRNGEDRSSFNRIIVLRDPSNSGVVSNNGIGGGGNYEIFCDDGTGASLRPLPSNVSEFLMGSGFDRLLNQLAQLEVNGVSPLENPPASKAAIESLPVVKILANHVRVESHCAVCKEPFELDSEAREMPCKHIYHLDCILPWLSIRNSCPVCRHQLPTDVHSSGRNSPASAEEVVGLTIWRLPGRGFAVGRFTWGRGAAEHDLPVVYTEIDGGFSTTSGIPRRITWESSGRRSSESGGFRSVFRNLFSFFGRFRSSSRHSGSGPGSVRRSFSARLFNRHSRRNNQPIASDINYTFSA; via the coding sequence ATGTACCACGATGATGCTTCTGGCCCAAACCCTTCTTTCGTGCCAAGATTGCGTCGCAGTGGAAGAAATGGCGAGGATCGCTCCTCTTTCAATCGTATCATTGTTCTGCGCGATCCTTCTAACTCGGGTGTTGTTAGTAATAATGGTATTGGAGGTGGAGGaaattatgagattttttGTGACGATGGTACTGGGGCGAGCCTCCGGCCTTTACCTTCTAATGTATCCGAGTTCTTGATGGGATCGGGGTTCGATCGTCTTCTCAATCAATTGGCGCAACTGGAGGTGAATGGGGTTAGCCCATTGGAAAACCCACCGGCTTCGAAGGCTGCGATTGAATCTTTGCCTGTGGTTAAGATTCTTGCTAACCATGTGCGTGTGGAATCACATTGTGCGGTCTGTAAGGAACCATTTGAGCTTGACTCTGAGGCTCGAGAGATGCCGTGTAAGCATATTTACCATTTGGATTGTATACTCCCTTGGCTTTCTATCCGGAATTCTTGTCCTGTTTGTCGGCACCAATTGCCTACCGATGTGCATAGCAGTGGGAGGAACTCCCCTGCTTCTGCTGAAGAAGTTGTTGGACTAACAATTTGGAGGCTTCCCGGTAGGGGTTTTGCTGTTGGAAGGTTTACTTGGGGCAGGGGAGCTGCAGAACATGACCTTCCTGTTGTTTACACTGAAATTGATGGTGGGTTTAGTACCACCAGTGGTATTCCTAGGAGGATTACGTGGGAGTCAAGCGGGAGAAGATCAAGTGAAAGTGGTGGATTTCGTAGCGTTTTTCGCAATTTATTCTCCTTTTTTGGGAGGTTTAGAAGCTCGTCCCGTCATTCTGGTTCTGGACCTGGTTCAGTAAGAAGGAGCTTCTCTGCTAGGTTATTCAACAGACACTCGAGGAGGAATAATCAACCTATAGCGTCGGACATAAACTATACGTTTTCTGCTTAG
- the LOC101209846 gene encoding uncharacterized protein LOC101209846 gives MASLCSFPRISSTEPIKQSPAVAPFPPSNHSIKPSTLSLRQSSRNHKRISTVVAAVGDVSSDGTTYLIAGAIAVALVGTAFPILFSRKDLCPECDGAGFVRRSESALRANAARKDQTQIVCARCNGLGKLNQVDK, from the exons ATGGCATCTCTGTGTTCATTTCCGCGCATTTCCTCCACAGAACCCATCAAACAATCGCCCGCCGTCGCCCCTTTTCCGCCCTCCAACCACTCAATAAAACCGTCCACCCTATCCCTCCGCCAAAGCAGCCGCAATCACAAGAGAATTTCCACAGTGGTCGCCGCCGTTGGAGACGTCTCCTCCGACGGCACCACATACTTGATCGCCGGCGCCATTGCTGTGGCTCTCGTCGGTACCGCCTTCCCCATCCTCTTCTCTCGCAAAGACCT GTGTCCGGAATGCGACGGTGCAGGGTTTGTCCGGCGATCGGAGTCGGCGCTGAGGGCAAATGCGGCTCGCAAAGATCAAACTCAGATCGTTTGTGCTCGTTGTAATGGGCTTGGCAAGCTCAACCAAGTGGACAAATAG
- the LOC101206921 gene encoding aspartic proteinase PCS1 has protein sequence MRDYCFAFNFSSVKFLKSCFLFFFCTLFSVFHSIHLCSSLNPALVLPLKTQVIPPESVRRSPDKLPFRHNISLTVSLTVGTPPQNVTMVIDTGSELSWLHCNTSQNSSSSSSTFNPVWSSSYSPIPCSSSTCTDQTRDFPIRPSCDSNQFCHATLSYADASSSEGNLATDTFYIGSSGIPNVVFGCMDSIFSSNSEEDSKNTGLMGMNRGSLSFVSQMGFPKFSYCISEYDFSGLLLLGDANFSWLAPLNYTPLIEMSTPLPYFDRVAYTVQLEGIKVAHKLLPIPESVFEPDHTGAGQTMVDSGTQFTFLLGPAYTALRDHFLNKTAGSLRVYEDSNFVFQGAMDLCYRVPTNQTRLPPLPSVTLVFRGAEMTVTGDRILYRVPGERRGNDSIHCFTFGNSDLLGVEAFVIGHLHQQNVWMEFDLKKSRIGLAEIRCDLAGQKLGMGL, from the coding sequence atgagggaTTATTGCTTTGCTTTTAATTTCTCAAGCgttaaatttctcaaatcttgttttcttttcttcttctgtacTTTGTTTTCTGTCTTTCACAGTATTCATCTTTGTTCCTCACTAAACCCAGCTCTTGTTCTTCCTCTAAAAACCCAAGTGATTCCTCCGGAATCTGTCCGGAGATCTCCCGATAAGCTTCCTTTCCGGCATAATATCAGTCTCACCGTCTCACTGACAGTCGGAACCCCACCGCAAAATGTCACGATGGTCATCGACACTGGCAGTGAACTCTCATGGCTCCATTGCAACACATCACaaaactcttcttcttcatcttcgaCGTTCAACCCGGTCTGGTCATCGTCTTACAGTCCGATCCCTTGCTCTTCCTCCACCTGCACCGACCAAACTCGAGATTTTCCTATTCGGCCTTCTTGTGATTCCAATCAGTTCTGTCACGCCACTCTGTCTTACGCTGATGCCTCTTCTTCAGAAGGAAATCTTGCCACCGATACTTTTTACATCGGTAGTTCCGGAATTCCAAATGTAGTCTTCGGTTGTATGGATTCAATTTTCAGCTCCAACAGTGAAGAGGATTCCAAAAACACTGGTTTAATGGGTATGAATCGTggatctctctcttttgtttctcaaATGGGTTTCCCTAAATTTTCCTACTGCATATCGGAATACGATTTTTCCGGTTTGTTATTACTCGGTGATGCAAATTTTTCATGGCTGGCTCCATTGAATTACACTCCACTCATCGAAATGTCCACCCCATTACCATATTTCGATCGGGTAGCTTACACGGTTCAGCTCGAAGGAATCAAAGTCGCCCACAAGTTACTTCCGATACCGGAATCCGTTTTCGAACCGGACCACACCGGAGCAGGTCAGACAATGGTCGACTCAGGCACCCAGTTCACTTTCCTTCTCGGACCGGCCTACACCGCACTACGTGACCACTTCCTAAACAAAACCGCCGGTTCACTACGGGTTTACGaggattcaaattttgttttccaagGGGCCATGGATCTTTGCTACCGGGTTCCAACAAACCAAACCCGGCTCCCGCCTCTACCATCAGTAACGCTGGTCTTTCGAGGCGCGGAAATGACGGTAACCGGTGATCGGATTCTGTACCGAGTGCCCGGGGAAAGAAGAGGAAACGATTCGATTCATTGTTTTACATTCGGAAATTCGGATCTGTTGGGCGTGGAAGCGTTTGTGATAGGTCATCTTCATCAACAGAACGTGTGGATGGAATTCGATCTGAAAAAATCCCGAATCGGGTTGGCGGAGATTCGGTGCGATTTAGCGGGTCAGAAACTGGGGATGGGCCTGTAA
- the LOC101205176 gene encoding laccase-17 — translation MVALSQKAIFVNILLCFILNIVNARITRHYKFQIQLQNVTRLCQTKTIVTVNGQFPGPRIIAREGDRLLIKVVNHVQNNISLHWHGVRQRRSGWADGPAYVTQCPIQTGQSYVYNFTVDGQRGTLFWHAHISWLRSTLYGPIIILPKTHQPYPFPQPFKEVPIIFGEWWKADTENVINQAMQNGGAPNISDAFTFNGLPGPSYNCSAQDTFKLKVKPGKSYLLRLINAALNDELFFSIANHTLTVVEADAVYVKPFKTDVILITPGQTMNVLLHTKSNSPNATFLIAARPYATAPVAFDNTTVTGLLEYEPTKSLLNKNKKLPLHKPVLPRFNDTSFSIKFNGKIRSLANSKFPAKVPMRVKWRFFFTVGLGLLPCRRNRSCQGPNNTRLSASINNVTFVQPNTALLQSHFFNKSNGVYTTDFPANPPIKFNYTGTPPKNSMVSSGTKVVMLPYNSAVELVLQDTSIVTAESHPLHLHGFNFFVVGQGIGNFDPNKDPPKFNLVDPAERNTVGVPSGGWVAIRFIADNPGAWFMHCHLEVHTSWGLKMAWIVEDGKLPNQKLPPPPSDLPKC, via the exons atggtcgCCCTCTCTCAAAAAGCCATCTTTGTTAACATTCTTCTCTGTTTCATTTTAAACATAGTCAATGCAAGAATCACCAGACACTACAAGTTTCAA ATACAACTGCAAAATGTAACAAGGCTCTGCCAAACAAAAACGATCGTGACTGTCAACGGACAGTTTCCTGGGCCAAGAATCATCGCTAGGGAAGGCGACCGTCTCTTAATCAAAGTCGTCAATCACGTCCAAAACAATATATCCCTACATTG GCATGGAGTGCGGCAGCGGCGGAGCGGGTGGGCGGACGGGCCAGCGTACGTGACCCAATGCCCAATCCAAACAGGGCAGAGCTATGTGTATAACTTTACAGTGGACGGGCAGAGAGGGACATTGTTTTGGCATGCTCATATCTCATGGTTAAGGTCCACATTGTACGGTCCAATCATCATTCTTCCAAAAACTCACCAGCCTTACCCTTTTCCTCAGCCTTTTAAAGAAGTTCCCATCATATTTG GGGAATGGTGGAAGGCTGATACAGAAAATGTCATAAACCAAGCCATGCAAAATGGTGGTGCTCCAAATATTTCTGAtgcttttacttttaatgGCCTTCCCGGTCCATCTTATAATTGCTCTGCTCAAG ATACCTTCAAGCTCAAGGTAAAACCAGGAAAGTCCTATTTACTCCGATTGATCAATGCCGCACTCAACGATGAGCTCTTCTTCAGCATTGCCAACCACACCCTCACTGTCGTCGAAGCCGACGCCGTTTATGTCAAGCCCTTCAAAACCGATGTCATCTTGATCACTCCAGGACAGACCATGAACGTGTTACTCCACACCAAATCCAACTCTCCCAATGCCACATTCCTCATCGCCGCCCGTCCCTACGCCACCGCACCCGTGGCCTTCGATAACACCACCGTCACTGGCCTCCTCGAATACGAACCCACAAAATCTCTGttgaacaagaacaagaaactCCCTCTTCACAAACCGGTCCTCCCCCGGTTCAATGACACGAGTTTTTCGATCAAATTTAATGGGAAGATTCGGAGTTTGGCGAATTCAAAATTCCCAGCGAAAGTACCGATGAGGGTTAAATGGAGATTCTTTTTCACGGTGGGTTTGGGGTTGCTGCCGTGCCGTAGGAACCGGTCTTGTCAAGGCCCCAATAACACGAGGTTGTCAGCGTCCATTAACAATGTGACGTTCGTGCAGCCGAACACGGCTCTTCTACAATCACACTTTTTTAACAAATCTAATGGCGTTTACACTACTGATTTTCCGGCCAATCCCCCGATCAAATTCAATTACACAG GTACGCCGCCGAAGAACTCGATGGTGAGTAGCGGAACGAAGGTGGTAATGCTACCATACAACTCCGCCGTGGAATTGGTACTGCAAGACACGAGCATTGTGACAGCGGAGAGCCACCCGCTCCACCTGCACGGCTTCAATTTCTTCGTGGTAGGTCAAGGCATCGGAAATTTCGACCCGAACAAAGACCCGCCCAAATTCAACCTTGTCGATCCGGCCGAGAGGAACACCGTCGGGGTCCCGTCCGGCGGCTGGGTAGCGATCCGGTTCATCGCTGATAACCCAGGGGCTTGGTTTATGCACTGTCACTTGGAAGTTCATACCAGTTGGGGTTTGAAAATGGCTTGGATTGTTGAGGACGGGAAACTCCCTAATCAGAAGCTTCCGCCGCCGCCTTCCGATCTGCCCAAATGctaa
- the LOC101205417 gene encoding probable protein S-acyltransferase 16 isoform X1, producing MKQGFTFSPPVTVVVLAISFIYFSTVFIFIDRWFGFMSSPGIMNAIVFTAVALMCITNYALAIFTDPGRVPSTYMPDIEDSENPIHEIKRKGGDLRYCQKCSQYKPPRAHHCRVCKRCILRMDHHCIWINNCVGHENYKVFFVFVVYAVVACIYSLILLIGSLTIEPPKDEQQVGGPFRTVYVVAGLLLFPLSMALSVLLGWHIYLILHNKTTIEYHEGVRAMWLAEKGGNVYSHPYDLGAFENLTTILGPNIFSWICPTSRHKGSGLRFRTAYDKSITASM from the exons ATGAAGCAGGGCTTTACCTTTTCTCCTCCTGTTACCGTCGTCGTCTTGGCAATCTCCTTTATCTACTTCTCCACCGTCTTCATCTTCATCGACCGGTGGTTCGGCTTTATGTCCTCGCCTGGAATTATGAACGCTATCGTCTTCACCGCCGTCGCTCTCATGTGCATCACCAATTACGCCCTCGCTATCTTTACGGATCCTGGTCGGGTTCCTTCGACCTACATGCCTGACATCGAGGATTCCGAAAACCCTATTCACGAGATCAAGCGTAAG GGAGGTGACCTGAGATACTGCCAAAAGTGTTCTCAATACAAGCCTCCTCGTGCTCATCATTGTCGAGTTTGCAAAAGATGCATTTTGCGAATG GACCACCATTGCATTTGGATAAATAATTGCGTCGGCCATGAAAACTATAAGGTGTTCTTCGTGTTTGTCGTGTACGCTGTAGTTGCATGTATCTACTCCCTG ATATTACTCATTGGCAGTCTTACAATTGAACCTCCTAAGGATGAGCAGCAAGTTGGAGGCCCTTTTAGGACTGTTTAT GTTGTAGCTGGGCTGTTGCTATTCCCTTTAAGTATGGCTTTAAGTGTTCTTTTAGGTTGGCACATTTACCTAATTTTGCACAACAAAACTACAATAGAG TATCACGAAGGTGTAAGAGCTATGTGGCTTGCGGAGAAAGGTGGGAACGTGTATTCACATCCATATGATCTTGGTGCCTTTGAGAATCTTACCACG ATTCTTGGCCCAAATATTTTCAGCTGGATATGCCCCACGTCGAGACATAAAGGCTCTGGTCTTCGCTTCCGAACAGCTTACGACAAATCTATTACTGCATCAATGTGA
- the LOC101205417 gene encoding probable protein S-acyltransferase 16 isoform X2, translated as MKQGFTFSPPVTVVVLAISFIYFSTVFIFIDRWFGFMSSPGIMNAIVFTAVALMCITNYALAIFTDPGRVPSTYMPDIEDSENPIHEIKRKGGDLRYCQKCSQYKPPRAHHCRVCKRCILRMILLIGSLTIEPPKDEQQVGGPFRTVYVVAGLLLFPLSMALSVLLGWHIYLILHNKTTIEYHEGVRAMWLAEKGGNVYSHPYDLGAFENLTTILGPNIFSWICPTSRHKGSGLRFRTAYDKSITASM; from the exons ATGAAGCAGGGCTTTACCTTTTCTCCTCCTGTTACCGTCGTCGTCTTGGCAATCTCCTTTATCTACTTCTCCACCGTCTTCATCTTCATCGACCGGTGGTTCGGCTTTATGTCCTCGCCTGGAATTATGAACGCTATCGTCTTCACCGCCGTCGCTCTCATGTGCATCACCAATTACGCCCTCGCTATCTTTACGGATCCTGGTCGGGTTCCTTCGACCTACATGCCTGACATCGAGGATTCCGAAAACCCTATTCACGAGATCAAGCGTAAG GGAGGTGACCTGAGATACTGCCAAAAGTGTTCTCAATACAAGCCTCCTCGTGCTCATCATTGTCGAGTTTGCAAAAGATGCATTTTGCGAATG ATATTACTCATTGGCAGTCTTACAATTGAACCTCCTAAGGATGAGCAGCAAGTTGGAGGCCCTTTTAGGACTGTTTAT GTTGTAGCTGGGCTGTTGCTATTCCCTTTAAGTATGGCTTTAAGTGTTCTTTTAGGTTGGCACATTTACCTAATTTTGCACAACAAAACTACAATAGAG TATCACGAAGGTGTAAGAGCTATGTGGCTTGCGGAGAAAGGTGGGAACGTGTATTCACATCCATATGATCTTGGTGCCTTTGAGAATCTTACCACG ATTCTTGGCCCAAATATTTTCAGCTGGATATGCCCCACGTCGAGACATAAAGGCTCTGGTCTTCGCTTCCGAACAGCTTACGACAAATCTATTACTGCATCAATGTGA
- the LOC101207650 gene encoding protein FAR-RED ELONGATED HYPOCOTYL 1, translated as MRLGRTTMNEATSSCHPREPEMDVSQSHSLVPTIVNPIPPTFVPHFLLFFWVSFHLKAHPNRIILWISFLGLGAWICVSASDWFSRLLGFRMEEKEQNPAEINSFYVISKLRSNPFDLNKKRKLPAEHLGLPSPKHKHCSEEFASKSAFLYGGLPETEHMNVQFIKENANVLCFDEVSRPESVKDSNSLSEESDSATSVFHGAKFELNQAITCTHDTSTTRSMSFGGASSESIHFSVESSTAMESSSTEQETAFPSGENRMETIQKLQEQLLELDSHEDYNCAEYENDDTKQCTDQELEELFYSNGLNPNTYILSSGRWAINHEAQSRARAPTIDQEFEQYFSMLML; from the exons ATGAGATTGGGGAGGACGACGATGAACGAAGCAACTTCCTCGTGCCACCCACGTGAACCCGAAATGGACGTGTCTCAATCTCACTCGTTGGTGCCCACCATTGTTAACCCAATTCCCCCAACTTTTGTTCcccattttctccttttcttctgGGTCTCATTTCATTTGAAAGCGCACCCAAACAGGATTATCCTCTGGATTTCATTTCTGGGTTTAGGGGCTTGGATTTGTGTCTCTGCTTCTGATTGGTTTTCTCGTCTTCTGGGCTTCAGAATGGAGGAGAAGGAGCAGAACCCAGCTGAGATCAACAG CTTCTATGTAATTTCTAAGCTTAGGTCAAACCCTTTTGACttgaacaagaaaagaaagctaCCAGCTGAACATTTGGGCTTGCCTTCACCAAAACACAAACACTGCAGTGAAGAATTCGCTTCTAAATCTGCTTTTCTGTATGGTGGGTTACCCGAAACCGAGCACATGAACGTACAATTCATAAAGGAGAATGCCAATGTACTGTGTTTTGACGAGGTGTCGAGGCCAGAATCGGTAAAAGATAGCAATAGCTTGAGTGAAGAGTCTGATTCTGCAACATCCGTATTTCATGGCGCAAAATTTGAACTGAACCAGGCTATAACTTGCACACACGACACTTCTACCACACGATCTATGAGTTTTGGTGGGGCAAGTTCTGAAAGCATCCACTTCTCTGTTGAAAGTTCCACAGCAATGGAATCGAGCTCTACCGAACAGGAAACAGCTTTTCCAAGCGGCGAAAATAGAATGGAAACAATTCAAAAACTTCAGGAGCAGCTACTTGAATTAGATAGCCATGAAGATTATAATTGTGcagaatatgaaaatgatgacACTAAGCAATGCACAGATCAGGAACTTGAGGAACTTTTCTACTCAAACGGGTTGAATCCAAATACATACATTCTTTCGTCCGGACGATGGGCCATAAACCACG AGGCTCAATCAAGAGCTAGAGCTCCGACGATTGATCAAGAATTTGAGCAGTACTTTTCTATGCTGATGCTGTAA
- the LOC101205653 gene encoding laccase-17 — MAAFHLLLRPLPSSSSMAALAVFLCVLSCFLPELAFAKTRHYTFNIRYQNVTKLRHTVRVLTVNHQLPGPPLVAREGDRVLIKVINHVAENVTIHWHGVRQLQTGWADGPAYVTQCPIQTGQSYTYNFTLNGQRGTLLWHAHISWLRATIHGPIIILPRRNESYPFENPHKEVAIILGEWFNVNPESVIQQALQTGGGPNVSDAYTINGHPGPLYNSSSKDTFKLKVKAGNTYLLRLINAALNDELFFSIANHSLTVVDVDASYIKPFQTDVVLLSPGQTSNVLLKTNPNFPINSTFLMAARPYFTGQGTFDNSTTVGILHYGPGHSPLPTPITTLIPNLPAINDTNFVTNFSRKLRSLATAKFPVNVPQTVDKQFFFTVGLGTAPCPKNATCQGPNGTKFAASVNNISFALPSTAILEAYFSRRANGVYRTDFPVKPVFPFNYTGTPPNNTLVSNSTSLVVLPFNASVEVVLQGTSILGAESHPLHLHGFNFYIVGEGFGNFDPNKDPANFNLVDPVERNTAGVPAGGWIAFRFFADNPGVWFMHCHLDVHTSWGLRMAWIVLDGPKPNQKLPPPPADLPKC; from the exons ATGGCTGCCTTTCACCTTCTTCTTCGTCCATTGccttcttcatcatcaatGGCAGCTTTGGCTGTTTTTCTCTGTGTTCTGTCATGTTTCTTGCCAGAGCTTGCATTTGCAAAAACCAGACATTATACTTTCAAT ATAAGATACCAGAATGTGACAAAATTAAGGCACACAGTGAGAGTCTTAACGGTAAACCATCAGCTTCCAGGGCCACCGTTGGTGGCCAGAGAAGGTGATAGAGTCCTAATCAAGGTGATCAACCACGTGGCTGAGAATGTGACCATCCATTGGCATGGGGTTCGCCAGTTGCAAACTGGGTGGGCTGACGGACCAGCTTACGTGACCCAATGTCCGATCCAAACAGGTCAATCGTACACTTACAATTTCACACTCAATGGCCAAAGGGGGACTTTGCTTTGGCATGCCCATATCTCGTGGCTTAGGGCTACAATTCATGGTCCCATAATCATCCTCCCTCGTCGAAATGAATCGTATCCTTTTGAGAACCCCCATAAAGAAGTGGCAATTATTCTGG gaGAATGGTTTAATGTGAACCCAGAGAGTGTAATTCAACAAGCTCTGCAAACAGGAGGAGGACCTAATGTTTCTGATGCTTACACCATTAATGGACATCCCGGCCCTCTCTATAATTCCTCTTCTAAAG atACATTCAAGTTAAAGGTGAAGGCGGGAAACACATACTTACTCCGACTAATCAACGCTGCACTCAACGATGAACTCTTCTTCTCCATCGCCAACCATTCTCTCACCGTCGTCGACGTCGACGCTTCCTACATCAAACCCTTTCAAACCGATGTCGTATTACTCAGTCCTGGCCAAACCTCCAATGTTCTTCTCAAAACCAATCCTAATTTCCCCATTAACTCCACTTTCCTCATGGCTGCTCGCCCTTACTTCACCGGCCAGGGCACTTTCGACAATTCCACCACCGTCGGAATCCTCCATTACGGCCCCGGCCACTCGCCGCTGCCCACTCCAATTACCACTTTAATTCCTAATCTCCCCGCCATTAACGACACCAATTTCGTCACCAATTTCTCCAGAAAACTACGATCTCTAGCCACCGCTAAATTCCCTGTTAACGTCCCACAAACGGTGGATAagcaatttttctttaccGTCGGACTGGGAACTGCCCCCTGCCCTAAAAACGCTACGTGTCAAGGTCCCAATGGCACGAAATTTGCTGCCTCTGTTAATAATATCTCTTTTGCCCTCCCATCGACGGCGATTTTGGAGGCGTATTTCTCCCGCCGAGCTAATGGGGTTTACAGGACTGATTTTCCGGTGAAGCCGGTGTTTCCGTTTAACTATACTGGAACGCCGCCGAATAATACGTTGGTGAGTAATAGTACGAGTTTGGTGGTGTTGCCGTTTAATGCGAGTGTAGAGGTGGTTTTGCAGGGGACGAGTATTTTAGGGGCGGAGAGTCATCCTCTTCATCTTCATGGATTTAATTTCTACATAGTAGGGGAaggttttggaaattttgatcCTAATAAGGATCCGGCTAATTTCAATCTCGTTGATCCTGTTGAGAGGAACACCGCCGGCGTTCCTGCCGGCGGCTGGATCGCCTTCCGTTTCTTCGCCGATAACCCAG GGGTGTGGTTCATGCATTGCCATTTGGATGTGCATACAAGTTGGGGGCTGAGAATGGCCTGGATAGTACTCGACGGCCCAAAGCCTAACCAGAAACTGCCGCCGCCGCCGGCTGATCTTCCCAAGTGTTAA
- the LOC116402525 gene encoding cyclin-dependent protein kinase inhibitor SMR4, translating into MDSKQGTGNYEEECSTPTRWECRIPAVFNCPPPPKKKNATAGKKREPPKHGYFQPPDLEALFSIPPRREACA; encoded by the coding sequence ATGGACTCGAAGCAGGGGACTGGCAATTACGAGGAAGAGTGTTCGACGCCGACCCGGTGGGAGTGTCGGATTCCGGCGGTCTTTAACTGTCCTCCGCCCCCGAAGAAAAAGAATGCAACTGCTGGAAAGAAGCGGGAACCACCGAAACATGGCTATTTTCAGCCACCTGATCTTGAGGCTCTGTTTTCTATTCCTCCCAGAAGGGAAGCCTGCGCTTAA